The Niallia circulans nucleotide sequence TTTTTCTTTTGGAGTGAAATGGATTTATGTTTTAATAATCCTTAAAAGGATTTTGTGATTCAATAACTAAATAATAAAAAAGAATAATAATTTATTGTAAAACAATAAATTATGTGGTAAATTCGATTTGTAAATTATTTAGTGAGGTGTTTTGTTATGTTAAAACGAGGGTCCACAACCTTTTTGAAGTTAGCTGTATTTTTAATAGGGCTGCCCATATTAGCTCTAGGTGTATTTGGGATATTTTATTTAACGAAGAATCCTGCAAATCCTGATTATGCACACTTGTTATACCCAATGGTCATTATTATGTATATATCAGCAGCTCCATTTTTTCACGCATTGGTTCAGGCATTCCGACTTTTGAGCTTTATCGATAAGAATCATGCGTTTTCTCAAGACTCCGTAAGAGCTTTAAGAGTGATAAAATACTGCGCGGTCGTCATTAGTGGTTTGTATGTCATCATGCTTCCGTTCGTCTTCCTTGTAGCCCAGCTAGATGATGCGCCTGGCTTAGTTATTATCGGGATGGTTCCTATCTTTGCGTCTATTGTCATCGCGGTGTTTGCAGCGGTTCTTCAAAAGCTTCTAAAAGACGCAATTGACCTTAAAGATGAAAATGAGCATACGATATGAGGTGGATAACATGGCAATCATAATAAACATAGATGTAATGCTAGCAAAAAGAAAAATGAGTGTAACAGAATTATCAGAGAAGGTCGGTATCACAATGGCCAACCTCTCCATATTGAAAAATGGGAAAGCAAAAGCTGTACGCATTACCACTTTAGAAGCGATTTGTAAGGCATTAGATTGCCAACCTGGAGATGTTTTAGAGTATAGACCAGATAATGATTGATTTCATTTTAGAATAGGTGTAGATAGTATGAAAGTTATTCAAGAAGCAGCAGAATTTCATAGCAACGAATATCACGAAATTCTTTCTTTAGGATTAGCTTTTGTCTTAAACGGTAAGAGGTTTTCTGTTCTTCATGTATATGTTGTGGCAGATGTGATTACGTGTGTATCTAAAACAGAAGGATTCGCCTATGATGAACTGGAAGAGTTTTTGGAAGAGGGAAGAGCCTATATTGTATTTGATTAAGATTAGTAGAGGTAGGGGATTGCTATGAGAAGTAAACAACGGTCAAAGATAAAACTTATATGCACATGCTTCATTGTTCTAATAGGAGCTCTGATTGTAACCGGGAGCTTTTTCATAGAAGAAGTAAAAAGAGAAGAGAAGATGGACGATGCAATCCAACCTCTTTAATAGGTACATCCTTGCTAAAAAGCTCTTCTCCAAATCAAATTCATGAGGTTGTCCTTCAAGAAATGATTGTTGAGGATTGGGATAAGAAGGACAATAAAGTTGTCTATGGATATTATTCCTTCCGGATTTATTATGGGAATCATAGCGGCAGTTTGGCCAGGTATAATGAGATTAAGAGGCTCGGTGTGTGACGCCTTAAAATGTGGAAGTTACCTGGGAAGACGATAATATCGCAGTTATAAATGTACAAACAATCGGATGAAGGAGATAGAGTGATAAACCAGTCCATACGTTTGAACACAACAGATTAAAGAAACATCGGCATGTTAGCAGCTAAGAATAGAGTTGAATTAGTAAAGCGCAGATGCTAAAAAGTAAGATTCAGTATTTATTCGTCTTTTAAGATAAGTACATATCTGAAAAGAGATTTTCATTAAAAAGGGGAGTTATAAATGAATGTTAAACAAGTTTCTGCCACCTTCTTAAAGGTCGTGGTTTTTCTGGTTGGAATTGCAGTGCTTGCTTTATGTATTTATTGGATGCCTGCATTAACTATTAAAGACTTAAAAGCTCATCCAGGTGGAGATTACACGATATTTCCTCTTTTAGTATGTGCGTATGGAGTCTGTATTACTTTTTCTATTGCACTTTTCCAAGTATATAAGTTATTAACCTATATCAAAAGGGATAACGCTTTTTCTGAGTTATCTCTTAACACTTTGAAGAGGATAAAAAGATGTGCTTTGGCTGCCATTTTCTTTATGTTGTTAATGATAATAAGCTTAAAGGTGATTTCTACAATAAATGGAGATGATGCTGCGGGTCCTATTTCGATAAGTCTGATGGGGATTTTAGCAACATGTATCATCACGGCCATTGTGGACGTACTTCAGAAGCCATTAAAAAATTTTCTGGATAAAAAATTGGTGTAACTTTCTTGCAAATTTCTCAATTATCGGAACATATTCTTTAAAGAAGAAAAAACTATGGGGGTGGCTAGATGGGATTTTATTATTTATTATTACTCGTTATCGGAATTGTACTAATTGTAATTGGAGCACTTAAAAAGGAAGTGCCTCGTTCAGTTAAAATAGTTATCTTACTATTTGTAATTGGAATTGTATTTATAGTAATGTCATTAATATTATTGCTTCCTGGTAGCTCTGACGTTATTACTGAACTTTTAAAATGGAATAGCTAAGTTTCAATTTTGCTGTGAAATCTATAAAACCAAACATAACTTCCGTTTTTATGGAAGTTATGTTTTTTTCTATAAATATCAACATTAAACTTTAACAGAGCCTTATTTTTCAAAAACTAAAAATATGAAAAAATGAAAAATCAAACTATTAAGCAATAATGGAGTTAGATAAAAATATTATTCGTGTTTAGTTCATTGCCTCAAATTAAATAGTTCGGTTTTTAACTAGAAATACATATTTATATTCCAGCCTCTTTTTTATTGGGTGTTTTAGGTTTTTAATATTATTGTTTTTCTAGGGTAGAATTCTTGTAATATATACATTTATGTCCGATTAATTGCAATGTTTTGTTTATCTATTTGAAACGCTTCTAATAGTTAATTAATAATATGTTACTTAAAACAATAATTTATAAGGCAAGATAACAATTGCTAACATAAACAAAGGAATCTTATAATGAACTAAAAAAGGTGTTTATTATGCCAATTAATTCGTTTGAAAACTACCATATGAGCTGGAAGCCAGTGATTAATAGAATAGAAAAGCCAATTTATAAAGTGCTGGCACGTCAATTGGAAGAGGATATTGTAGAGGGGATTTTATTACCTGGAACTAAGCTTCCGCCTCAGCGCGAACTGGCTGATTATCTGGATTTAAATGTGAGTACTATTTCCAAGGCTTTTAAAGTTTGTGAGATGAAGGGGTTGTTAAGTGCCTCTGTTGGAAGTGGTACTTTTGTCTCGTACGATGCAGTTTCAAATGCCTATTTACTTGAAGATACTAAGCCAACACACTTAATAGAAATGGGTGCAACAATACCAGGTAATGATTCATTTGAACCGCTGATGCACCAGCTTAAAAGTATGCTGCAGGAAGGGGATTATGAGAAATGGTTTGGCTATGGTCGTGGAGGAGAAAGTATTTGGCAAAAGGATGCAGCGGTAAAGTTAATTCGTAGAGGTGGATTTGAAACAACGGTTGACCATATTTTATTTGCCAATGGGGGACAAAATGCCATTGCTGCCACCTTGGCGAGTCTGTGTAAGCCTGGAGATCGGATTGGTGTTGACGAACATACTTATCCTGGATTAAAAACGGTTGCAGCTATGTTAAGTGTGCAAATTGTGCCAATTAAATCAGAAAACGATCAATTAAGCCCAACAGCATTTGAGGATGCCTGCAAAAATGAAAATATAAAAGGCGTATACATCATTCCAGATTATCATAATCCGATGGCTTCTATAATGACTGTAGAGAATCGAAAGAGGATTGCGGCAGTTGCCAAGAGGTATAACCAGTTTGTTATGGAAGATGCATCGTACCATTTGCTCAATCAAAGCCCGCTGCCAGCTGTTGCATCATTTGCACCAGAGCAGGTTATCTATATTGCAAGTTTGTCTAAATCCTTAGCACCAGGCTTACGTCTAGCGTATGTGTCAGTACCGCTTAAGTATAAGGAGCTAATTTCTAAGGCACTTTATAATTTAAATATAACTGTCTCTCCTTTATTAGCAGAGCTGACAGCACGAATGATCGTGTCGAATCAATTTGAAGGATTAATTCAAGGGCATCAGTTGCAGAACAAACACAGGAACGAACTGCTAGAACAGTATTTATCAAACTATACATGTGTCGGTGATGAGATAGGGATTTTTCGGTGGCTGTTGCTACCCGGAAAGGTTACTGGTGCTGAATTTGAGGCATTAGCTGCCAAGCATGGGGTGCAGGTCTATGCGGCTGAACGTTTTTTTGTTGGTAATAGCTGTCCAAAAAGGGCAGTGCGAGTCGCAGTATGTGCACATAGTACACTTGAAGAGCTTAAACAAGGATTAAATATCTTAAAGGGCTTACTGGATAAGCTTAAATAAAATGTTTGCCATACAATTATGTTATTGTATGGTTTTTTTAACGGTGTTATGATGACTTTAATTCTAGTTAATAGTATAGCTGTAAAGAAAGGCAGGTTAGATAGGTGATAGAAGATCATTCGGATAGGATACATAGTTATGATAATGACTCAGAAAAGAGAAAATCTTTTTACAAACGAACTTTATTTATTGTTAGTATCTCACAGGTTTTTGGTGGTGCAGGATTAGCAGCAGGTGTTACTGTTGGGGCACTGCTTGCACAGCAAATGCTTGGCACAGATGCTTATGCTGGTTTACCTACTGCCTTGTTTACGTTAGGATCTGCAGGAGCTGCTTTATTTGTGGGGAGACTTTCTCAACGTTATGGCCGTCGTATTGGTCTTACGACTGGGTTTATCATTGGTGGACTTGGAGCAATTGGGGTAATAATTTCTGCCATTATCAATAGTATTATCTTATTATTAATCTCACTGCTTATTTATGGAGCGGGAACAGCAACAAATTTACAGGCACGCTATGCAGGTACTGACTTAGCAACAAGTAAACAGCGGGCAACGGCAGTCAGTATGACGATGGTTTTTACAACATTTGGAGCGGTAGCAGGTCCGAACCTAGTAAATGTTATGGGGAACCTTGCTAGTTCTATTGGTATACCGTCCATTGCCGGTCCGTTCATTTTAGCGGCAGCGGCATATATATTGGCAGGGCTTGTTCTTTTCTTGCTTCTACGGCCAGATCCGTTAATTATTGCTAGAAATTTAGCAGTAACTAACGAAGTTAACAAGAATGTATTAACAACATCAGAAAATACAGAAGACAAAAGAGGAATACTTGTTGGTGCAGCCATAATGGTAATGACGCAAATCGTAATGGTAGCAATCATGACAATGACACCTGTGCATATGAGTCATCATGGCCATGGACTTGGTGCTGTAGGTCTTGTCATTGGTTTTCATATTGGTGCCATGTATTTGCCTTCACTTATTACAGGTTTCCTTGTTGATAAGCTAGGGAGAGTTTTTATGGCTATTGCCTCTGGAGTAACATTACTCCTGGCAGGCTTAACTTCTGCTTTTGCACCAGCAGATTCCATGCTTCTTCTAATAATTGCTCTGTCTTTACTTGGATTAGGGTGGAACTTTGGCTTAATAAGTGGAACTGCCCTCATCGTCGATTCAACTCAAATGACGACTCGTGCAAAAAGACAAGGAACAGTTGATGTTCTAATTGCATTATCAGGAGCTGCAGGCGGTGCCTTATCCGGCATGATTGTTGCTGGCTCAAGTTATGCAACATTATCATTAATTGGCGGAGTTATATCCTTACTTCTAATTCCTGTAGTAATATGGGCTCGTGCTAAAAAATAACATGATAACAAGTATGGTGAGTGTTCAATGAGAGCATTCACCATTTTACTTTCTAATCAAAGGATAAAAACTCATGTTCAAAACAATTAGGTTTCTTAGAAAATAACGAATCGTGAATTCCTACTTTTTAATAGAGTCTTTAATTTTTAATACAACACTTACACAAGGAATCAACACGCTCATGGCAAATTTTCGTATGAAGGTGTTTTTGAAACGGCGTTGCCAATATAATGGTGGCCGAGCTTCTGCCACAGCCTTTGGTGCATATTTCAGCATGTCAGCTTGATATGCTTGCAATGCATATGACGAATCGTCATACTTTACCAGCTTTTTTGCCAAGTTTACTGCGTCCAGTATGGAAGTGCTCGCACCGAGCCCGCTAGTTGGCGGCATTGGATGAATGGCGTCTCCAATTAATGTTATTCTACTGTGCTTCCACGAGGTAAGATTGCTAGGATACCAAAAGGGAAAAGCTGCTGTTTTGCCTTTTTCAGAGTTATTGATAAGCGCAAGAAAGCTGTCGTCCCAGTGTCTTATTAACTCGTATGCTTCTTTTTCAAGCTCATCAGAGGTTAATTTTCTGAAATTTCCACGAAGCTCTTCATCTATTGCTGCAACAGACCAGACAATATATGGTTCCTCAAGGACATCCAAGTTTGTTATTAATTCATTTTTTGTTGTCGGTGCATGTACAGTTATAAACATGCCAATTCCTTTTGGACCAACTGCAAATCCAGGTCCTTTAAAAAAATCTTTGTTAATAGTTGATCTTAACTGGGGAGTTAGCAAGGATCTTCCGGCAATCCCCATCACTCCTGCATATTTTGCTGTTGAACGTCCAAGGAGTTGTTTGGCTACTTCTGAATGCACACCATCTGCACCAACTAATATATCAACCTTTTCACTTGGGGCGTTCGAAAAATAAAGGATAATGCCAGAATCCTCTTCTTTGTAATGAGTGAAGTGTGTATCCCAACGAATTACCTCTTCCAAGTTTATTGCTAATATTTTTCGTAAAGGAATTCTTCCGATCATTAGAAGGTCTTCCTCATCTGTTTGACGAAGGCAGAGCTTTGTTTTTCCATGATGATCTACTATCGAAAATTGTGCAAATGATTCAGGACCAGTTCCACTAAGTTTAAGTAATTTTTCTATATTATCAGGAAGATGTTTGTGAATTGATTTTAACGCAGCTTCACTTAAATGCAGACGGTAGCCACCAGTTTTTTCGGCAGCAAGATCACGGTCGAACAAGCTTACTTCTATATTTTGTTCAATTAGTGCTTGAGCCAATGTTAGTCCACCAATACCAGCACCAATTATACCAACCCTCATACACAGCCCTCCAGGAACTTATTTTTTGACTGTTTATCATATGCGAAATCACCGGAACATTATAACACCAACATAATTGTTAACTGAATTAAGGGGTGGTTAGCAGTTATAAATTATTTATAAGGAGTTTATTTTACTTTTTTTGGGATAATGTTTGTGAGATGCTTATGAGTTGAATTAAAAGTGAGCAAATAGTAGGGTTAGGTAGTGATGTAAAAGAACTAGTTATTAGGAATATATTAACAGAAGACCGAGATTCCTAATATTTGTTATAATTATTCTGTTAATTTGAATTGTTGGATGGTGGAACATGGAAGAGAACATGAACGATAAAGATGAGACTCGGACAAACGAAGAAAGATTTCGGTTGTTAGTAGAGCATGTCAGTGATTGGATATGGGAAGTAGATGAAAATGGTATATATACGTATGCTAGTCCGCAAATCAAGGATATATTAGGATATTCGCCTGCAGAGGTTATCGGAAAAACACCATTTCATTTGATGGAGCCTTTGGAAGGAAAACGTATTGCGCCAATTTTTGAGTACCATGTTGCTAATAAGCTGCCAATTAAAAGCTTAGAAAATATTAATCTTCATCGTGATGGCCATGAAGTAATATTAGAAACGAGTGGTTCTCCCATTATTAACGCAGAGGGAAATTGTATTGGCTATAGAGGCATAGATAGAGATATTACTTTAAGAAAACAGCAGGAGCGCAGACAGCAGCAGCTCTTAGATATTATAGAAGCCTCTCCAGACTTTATTGCAACATTAGACACTGCTGGAAACAGTTTGTATTATAATCCAGCTGCACAGAAAATGCTTGGTATTAGTCAAGAGGAAAGCACTGGCGAAAAGGTAACACAAAGATGGATCACAGAAATTATCAAAGCAGAGGGCATTCCAACTGCAATCGAAAAAGGCCATTGGAAGGGAGAAACAACAATCCTTAAGGAAGATGGCGCAAAAATTCCAGTTTCGCAAATGATCGTGGCACATAAATCGGAAAACGGTGATGTGGAGTTTCTATCTACGATTGCCCACGATATAACAGAGAGAAAAGAGCTTGAAAAGGTAGTGTATTACCAAGCGCATTATGATCCCTTAACTAATTTACCAAACAGGAGATCACTTCACA carries:
- a CDS encoding DUF2975 domain-containing protein; this translates as MLKRGSTTFLKLAVFLIGLPILALGVFGIFYLTKNPANPDYAHLLYPMVIIMYISAAPFFHALVQAFRLLSFIDKNHAFSQDSVRALRVIKYCAVVISGLYVIMLPFVFLVAQLDDAPGLVIIGMVPIFASIVIAVFAAVLQKLLKDAIDLKDENEHTI
- a CDS encoding helix-turn-helix domain-containing protein, whose protein sequence is MAIIINIDVMLAKRKMSVTELSEKVGITMANLSILKNGKAKAVRITTLEAICKALDCQPGDVLEYRPDND
- a CDS encoding DUF2975 domain-containing protein, which codes for MNVKQVSATFLKVVVFLVGIAVLALCIYWMPALTIKDLKAHPGGDYTIFPLLVCAYGVCITFSIALFQVYKLLTYIKRDNAFSELSLNTLKRIKRCALAAIFFMLLMIISLKVISTINGDDAAGPISISLMGILATCIITAIVDVLQKPLKNFLDKKLV
- a CDS encoding PLP-dependent aminotransferase family protein — encoded protein: MPINSFENYHMSWKPVINRIEKPIYKVLARQLEEDIVEGILLPGTKLPPQRELADYLDLNVSTISKAFKVCEMKGLLSASVGSGTFVSYDAVSNAYLLEDTKPTHLIEMGATIPGNDSFEPLMHQLKSMLQEGDYEKWFGYGRGGESIWQKDAAVKLIRRGGFETTVDHILFANGGQNAIAATLASLCKPGDRIGVDEHTYPGLKTVAAMLSVQIVPIKSENDQLSPTAFEDACKNENIKGVYIIPDYHNPMASIMTVENRKRIAAVAKRYNQFVMEDASYHLLNQSPLPAVASFAPEQVIYIASLSKSLAPGLRLAYVSVPLKYKELISKALYNLNITVSPLLAELTARMIVSNQFEGLIQGHQLQNKHRNELLEQYLSNYTCVGDEIGIFRWLLLPGKVTGAEFEALAAKHGVQVYAAERFFVGNSCPKRAVRVAVCAHSTLEELKQGLNILKGLLDKLK
- a CDS encoding MFS transporter; protein product: MIEDHSDRIHSYDNDSEKRKSFYKRTLFIVSISQVFGGAGLAAGVTVGALLAQQMLGTDAYAGLPTALFTLGSAGAALFVGRLSQRYGRRIGLTTGFIIGGLGAIGVIISAIINSIILLLISLLIYGAGTATNLQARYAGTDLATSKQRATAVSMTMVFTTFGAVAGPNLVNVMGNLASSIGIPSIAGPFILAAAAYILAGLVLFLLLRPDPLIIARNLAVTNEVNKNVLTTSENTEDKRGILVGAAIMVMTQIVMVAIMTMTPVHMSHHGHGLGAVGLVIGFHIGAMYLPSLITGFLVDKLGRVFMAIASGVTLLLAGLTSAFAPADSMLLLIIALSLLGLGWNFGLISGTALIVDSTQMTTRAKRQGTVDVLIALSGAAGGALSGMIVAGSSYATLSLIGGVISLLLIPVVIWARAKK
- a CDS encoding FAD-dependent oxidoreductase; its protein translation is MRVGIIGAGIGGLTLAQALIEQNIEVSLFDRDLAAEKTGGYRLHLSEAALKSIHKHLPDNIEKLLKLSGTGPESFAQFSIVDHHGKTKLCLRQTDEEDLLMIGRIPLRKILAINLEEVIRWDTHFTHYKEEDSGIILYFSNAPSEKVDILVGADGVHSEVAKQLLGRSTAKYAGVMGIAGRSLLTPQLRSTINKDFFKGPGFAVGPKGIGMFITVHAPTTKNELITNLDVLEEPYIVWSVAAIDEELRGNFRKLTSDELEKEAYELIRHWDDSFLALINNSEKGKTAAFPFWYPSNLTSWKHSRITLIGDAIHPMPPTSGLGASTSILDAVNLAKKLVKYDDSSYALQAYQADMLKYAPKAVAEARPPLYWQRRFKNTFIRKFAMSVLIPCVSVVLKIKDSIKK
- a CDS encoding bifunctional diguanylate cyclase/phosphodiesterase; this translates as MEENMNDKDETRTNEERFRLLVEHVSDWIWEVDENGIYTYASPQIKDILGYSPAEVIGKTPFHLMEPLEGKRIAPIFEYHVANKLPIKSLENINLHRDGHEVILETSGSPIINAEGNCIGYRGIDRDITLRKQQERRQQQLLDIIEASPDFIATLDTAGNSLYYNPAAQKMLGISQEESTGEKVTQRWITEIIKAEGIPTAIEKGHWKGETTILKEDGAKIPVSQMIVAHKSENGDVEFLSTIAHDITERKELEKVVYYQAHYDPLTNLPNRRSLHNKLSKLIENQTQQKKVAVLFMDLDNFKEINDNLGHEIGDKLLKMTANRLKNCVKEVDFVCRYGGDEFILMLEKIQSNAEVEERAERIIAAFQEPFQLDGISWKISGSIGISIFPDDGADLAALIEKADTAMYQIKRTGKNNYLRE